The region TTGCTCGGTTGTTTCTTATTTCGCATATAACGAACCCACCTTCCGGTTTGCGCTCGGTTCGACATTTCAAACAGTAGAATCCATCTTGCGCTATCTTTGCCTTGCGTGTTTTGCGCTGGGCTTTGATGAATGCAAGTAGCGCGTCCCTCCGCACCAAAATTGGGCGCTCGCCCTGCATTGCTGGAAGTCTCTGTTTGATCCATGAGCGAACGGTGCGGTCTGAGACGCCGGTTATTCCAGCCGCCTCTTCAATGGTGTAGCTATAGACCGACTTGATGCCACTTATTTTTGCTGCTTTGGGCATAGTGGCTCACCCTTCATTTTTCGCAAGCCAGTCGCGAATTGCATAAACCCGAATAAGTCGACGGGTGCCGATCTTGATGCTTGGCAAATCACCCTTTGCAAGTGCTGCATAAAGCGTTGTGCGCCCAATTCCGACAAGCCGTGCGGCTTCGTCTGGTGACACGGCGATGGGGTGCTGTGAGTTTTCGGGATTTAGATTGGGATTCGTCATCATTCGATTTCCTTCAATTGTGTTCATAGGAACGATGACGGATTGAAGTTGGATCAAAATAGCAGGCTAGTTTTTGACCAGTTATTGGCCACTTCTAAATTTGCTCAGATACCTTTTAACTGAGCCTAGTGAAGGTGCGGATTTTTTGGGTAACGCTTTTGGAACTCCAGTAACCCCAATGTAATATGTCGATCCAAGTCGGTCTTGTTGGGCAAGGTCGTCGTGTTCGGTGAATTTAAAGTTACTGTTAGGGTTTTACGTCGCTTTCCCTCAACGGCCCTTAGAACAATTCGGATGGCTGCCCCAATGATCGTCCACCCCTTTGCTTTCAGAGGCGAATGATCAGCAAATTGTTTATCCAGAAACTGATAAATTGTTTCACCCTGTCCCCGACACTCAAAACGGGAAAAACCACCACCAGGGAAATAGAAATTCAATGATGAAACTTCGATAGATTCGATGCCGTCTGCAGGCTCTACCGCGAAATCGGGGGCGCTGCGAAGATTGTGCAGCAATACGTTGCGGCGCGGGGCCTCAACCCGTGCGTCGTTTTCTGGGGTAAAGTTTTTTGCAAAGGCTTTGGCGTATTCATCGCGAACTTTATTACCGCCTTTCGCACAAATCTCGATCAAACGTTCCTGCGCATCACATGCAATACCAACTTCCAAAACCTTCTGCACTTACGGTGCGTTCCAACGTGTGAATAGCCCCTAGAATTGTAGACGCTTTCTTCCCTAATTTTGAGGCAAGGAGGCCGTTATGGGGAAGCCAAATTTCAGTGAAGATTTCAAACGTGATGCGGTGCAGCAAATCACGGTGCGTGGATATCCCGTTCGTGAGGTTTCAGAACGCTTAGGCGTCAGCACACACTCTCTGTACAAATGGATGAAGATGTATGCGCGGGCCGCGTCACAAGCTGCATCTGTCGATCATGAAGCGGAGAACCGGCGGCTCAAACGAGAGCTGGCAAGAATGACTGAGGAGCGCGACATATTAAAAAAGGCCGCAGCGTACTTCGCGAAGGATGCAGAATGAAGTACGCGTTCGTGGCGGAGCATCGCCCGCAGTTTTCGGTGCGTGCGATGTGTCGTTGCCTCTGCATTCATCCCAGCGGGTTCAATGCATGGATTAAGGACCCGTTAAGCCACCGTGCGCGTGAGGATGCGCGTCAGACGAAGCTGCTCAAAGAGGCGTGGCAAGGTAGTGGAAAGGTCTACGGCTATCGCAAACTACATGATGATTGGGTCGAACAAGGTGAGACCAGTTGCCCTAACCGCGTTGCTAGGCTGACCCGTCTGGCAGGTATCCGCGCTCAGATCGGCTATAAGCGCAAGCCTGGGAAGTATAGTGGCAGACCATCTGTTGTGGTCGATAATACGCTGGATCGGCAGTTTGAAGTAGCCGAGCCGGACCCGGCTTGGGTCTCAGATATTACATACATAAAACCTACGAGGGCTTCCTGTATCTGGCCGTGGTCATCGACCTCTACTCGCGTCGTGTTATTGGCTGGGCCACGCAATCACGCCAGCCCACAGACCTTGTGCTTCAGGCACTTCTCATGGCTGTTTGGCGACGCAAACCCAAGCATCCTTTCTTGATCCACACCGGTCAAGGTTCGCAATATACGAGCCGAGATTGGGCGGCGTTTCTGCGAGCCCAAAACATCAAGCATTCGATGAGCAGACGTGGAAATTGTCATGAATGAGACCTTGTCCGCCATTGGTCCGAGGACAGCGGTCGAATGCTGTCGCCGAGAGCTTCTTCAACCTGCTCAAACGTGAGCGCATTCGTCGTCGAACATACAAAACCCGCGAGCAAGCCAGACACGACGTTTTCGACAACATCGAATGTTCTATAACCCGAAACGCAAACATGCCAGAAACGGAATGCTGTCGCCTCTCGACTTCGAAAACAGACAGCGCAATGTGAACCAAGAAGGTGTCTAGGAAACTAGGGGTACTTCAGACCCAGGCAAGGACAAACGACCTAAACAAGCAGAATTTGCTCATCCAGTCACCAAGAATGAGCGGCTAAAAGTGCACACTCGTTAGTGTTTTGGATCAAGCCGCTACACTTTGGAGCGCAAATGTTTGTTTTCTCATTGTCTGCGACGAATGTAGATTGCACCTCAAATATCGATCACAAGCCGCTCTCCCTTGGCGCGTGACACGCACAGACAAAGTTTGTCACCACGCGCGCGTTCTTTTTCGCTGAGAAAGCTGTCTCTGTGTTCTGCTTTTCCTTCGATAATATCTGTTACACAGGTACCACAAACGCCCTGTTCACATGAAAATGCTGCGTTAATGTCATTGGCCTCAAGCACATCAAGAATGGTTTCATCTTTGCCCACCTCAAGCGCAATTCCGGAGCGGGCGAGCTCAATTGTGAATTTTGAGGTTGGTAATCCTGCAAATGCAGGGTTGGCAGCAAAGCGTTCAAGCTTGACCGCATCGCTAGGCCAATGCTTGAGCGCTCGGGATTCCGCGGCTTCCATAAATACGCCGGGACCACACATATAGACTTGGCCGCCCCGCTTTGGTGCACTTAGAATGTGATCAAGCGCATCGCCCGTTTGTGCGGGATCTAACCCTTCATGAAACGTAACGTTTTGCGCATAGTCACCAGAGACCAAACGTTTTCGAAATGCCGTGTGGGTTTCCGCGCGAGAAAAATACTGCAGTTCAAACGGTATTCCCAGTTTGTACAAGCGGTCTGCCATTGCAATGATAGGGGTGATACCAATCCCAGCAGCCAACAGAATGGCATAAGACGCCGCTTCATCTAGGTGGAAGTTGTTGCGCGGGCTGCCGATTTCCAGTCTTTGACCAACCTCGACCTTTGTGTGCATCAATTCTGATCCGCCGCGAGAACGTTCCTCATGCTTAACCGCAACCATCAAATGGCGGCGGTCCTCCGGATCGCCACAAAGCGAATATTGCCGAATAATCCCTTCGCCACAATGTACATCAATATGCGCGCCTGGCGCGTATTTTGGAAATTTGAACAAGCCCGTTTTGGCAAGCAGAAAGGAATGTACCCCCTCTGCTTCACGTTTGATTTTGGCCACTTTGACATTTATCAGTGTCATGTTGATCGCCTTTACTGATGTACTGGCTGCAGTTTATCTAGGCCTTCGCGAAGTTTTTCCAATTCGATGGCTGACATTGAAACCGACGTCTCTTTATCTGGGAAAGACCCATCCATCACTGCAGCCCGATAACCTGCAAGCGCCTTTGAGCGCTCGGCTTCGAGTAGCTTGCGGATTGCTCCGACATCGCCAAAGGCTTTGGCGTGGCGAGGAGCGTTCTCGGTGTCACCGCTCAGGTCAGACATATAAGATAGGATAATGTCCCCAGATGCGCCGGCACCAATAGTTACGGTCACAAGCTTGGAGTGTTTTTAGATTTCAGCAAGCGCTTCATCAGCGACGCATTCAACTTCGCAAGAATAGGCTCCAGCCTCCTCAAGGCGGCGAAAATCCTGCAATAGGCCAAGGGCTTCGTCTGCGGTTTTACCAACTGTGCGCAAACCGCCAAATTGGGTTGCGCGCGCCGGAAAAAGACCGGTGTGGCCCTGAACGCTAATCCCTTCGCGCGCGATCCGTTCAATTGTAGTAAGGCCACGTGGAGAATAGATCGCATCGGCACCCTTTGCCATGGCGTCGATAGCGCCTCCGAGAGCTTCGTCTTCGGTCACATATTGGCGCATGTATTGCGCCGCAGTGATGAAAATATGGGGCGCGGCATTGCGAATTTCTGCCACAGTGCCGCTATCGACCGTTAAGGTATCGATATTTTGCTCTGCGGCGGCAGCCGCTTCGGATGCGTCAAAGGCGGTGACCTGGGTCATACGTTTTCCCTGAGCCTTATTCTTGATAAGACAACCGACCGTAAGATGACGCTGGGCGATTTGACCGCCGTAAGTATAGATATGTTTCATTTTGATGTGCTTTTTTTGGGGGGGGTTATTTGGGGGCAAAGATCAGTTTTTTCCGAGCGCGGATGCGTTGGGTCGCTTCGACTGTTCCATCGTGAAAACTGCCGAACCAACGGTCTAAGGGGATTTCTTCAGAGCCATAATTGCACTCAAAATAGCGATGATGCAGTTGGTGATGAAAGGAACCGGCATTGACGGATTCCTTGTTTCGAACAATGAGCTTGTCAAAGCCTGCGTGAGAAATCAAAGCGCCTAGGCTGAGCGAGAACATATGAAACATCACATGCAGAGGGTGGGTTGGTAAAATCAGGTGGATGATGATGCTTGAGAAGTAGAAGAAGCTTTCAACCGGATGCATTGCCAAGCCTGACCAAGGGCCGACATTCACATTGCGATGATGCAGGTGATGCACATTTTTAAACAGCCAAGGCATATGGATAAGACGGTGGATCCAATAGAAATGAAATGACTGCCAAAACCTCAGGACAAAAAAGAAGGCTACAAACCAGACTGGTGAGGCACTAATGCTACTAAGCGTTGGTGCCCATCCATTTGCAGCAAAAAAGAAATAGAAGATATTCCACGCCGTGAGTGCGACAACACCAGAGGTAAGCGACCAGAAAACATTGTCCCATACTTGGTCGCCAAAGGTGAAACGAGAGCTCTTTTCCATTGGTCGAACATCAAATTTCAGGCGCATTTTCTGACTGGCAAACACATATAAATAGACGTGCAATGCCGAACCTAGAAATATCACGGTTCCAAAAAAAATGGCTGCGATTTGCAACATCCAACTGGCGTCTAATGACTGCATATCGCTTGAACTTGGCAAAAGGAACGCCACTGCCAGAAGAGCAAATACCAGATGGTTCACAGGTGGAGAAAGCTTCAGCCACGTTCCAAACAGCCAAGCTATCGTAGCTTTTGGCTTTGGAGGAATGTCAAATACGGGTGACATCGCAATTGGCAGTTTGGGATGGTAGTTCCATTCCTTTGAGCGACCCGCAGGGACGCTGTTTTGATTGGTTTCCTTTGATTGCATTTTCCGGCTTACTCCTTCTAACGCGAAGGGACGTGCAAACCCTCCTTGCCTGTTTCGTAATTCAAAACATTTATTTAATTATGTAAAACAAATTTGAAGTGGTCAATCACATTGGCTAAAAGAGCAAGATTTCAGTCTATCATGTTGAAATTAAATAAATATTTCTAGGTGGTTAAACTGGTTGCCTAAAGAAAGTGGGTGCCGGCACTTGTTCACTTCTTAAAGTGAATCGATTTTTGAGTGCCTTTTTGCGAGGGAAGAATCGCTTTTCTCTGCTGGATTTGTCGCAAGCCGTCCGGCCTTTTTTTGGTGCAAATCTGAAATTTTCGACATTCGTTGCGTCACCCAATAGGTGTGCCCGCACCAGGTTAGATGTTTTTCACTATTAAAGTCATACGCTTAGATGGAAGTGGCAAACCTAAATGTTCAAAGGAAGGAGACAAAAAATGAATAAGTATTTTTCCATTGACGAATATCAACTTCCCCCACTATTCTCGTAATGCAAAATAAAAGTTTTGTAATATAAAACTTGATACCAGCTAAGAACAGGGAAAACAAAATGTTTAAAAAAACTTCAACCTCGATCCTTGCGGCGGCGATTGCTGCTGTTTCTGGAACTGCGGCTTATGCAGAAGAACTGACCGTTGCTTATTTTCTAGAATGGCCAATGCCGATGATGGCGGCCAAAGCTACGGGTGCTTACGAAGAAGCACTTGGCATGAAAGTGAACTGGGTTTCCTTTGAAACCGGCACAGCGATGAGCGCCGCGATGGCCTCTGGAGACGTTCAGATCGCGGTTTCCCAAGGTGTGCCGCCGTTTGTAGTTGCCGCATCTGGTGGCCAAGATCTTCAGGTTGTCGACATCGCGGTCAGCTATTCAGACAATGACAACTGCGTTGTGTCCTCTTCGTTGGAAATCGACAAAGATTCTGCAGGCGAGCTTGCGGGCAAAAAAGTGTCCGTGCCTTTGGGGACCGCTGCGCATTATGGCTTTCTGCGCCAGATGGCCCATTTTGGCATTCCAGTAGACTCACTTCAGGTTGTCGACATGGCACCACCAGAAGGTGCAGCGGCCCTGAGCCAAGGCGCGGTTGACTTTGCATGTGGCTACGGTGGTGGTTTGTCTCGTATGAAAGAGCACGGCAATGTTCTGCTGACTGGTGACGAAAAAGAAGAACTGGGCATCTTGGTGTTTGATGTGACTTCTGCGCCTGCCTCTTACATCGCAGAGAACGGCGACGTAGTTGCCAAGTTCCTGGCTGTGACTGCTGCTGCGAATGAAAAGTGGTATGCAGACGGTAGTGACGAGCTGTTGAAAGTTATTGCAGACGAAGCAGGCTTAGATCTGGCTGCTGCGCGCGCCGCGATCGACACCATGAAAATGCCTTCGGTCGAAGAGCAGCTGTCGGGAAAATGGCTGGGCGGTAACGTTCAAACCTTTATGAAGGGCGTTGCCGAAGTATTTGTTGAGGCTGGTTCTATCGATGCCTCTTTGGAAACATACGAAGGTGCCGTCAACACCGGCCCACTGATGGCCGTCAAAGACATGTAAGTCCGACTTGGTGCGAGGGGTCTTCCCTCGCGCCAATCCCGCTGCGCCCAAAGATAGCGCGGCTCCTTTCATAAAAAAATAGGTGGGGAATGACTGGACTTTCGATCCAAAATTTATCCATGCGTTTTGATCTGCCCGATGGTGGTGCGGTGCAAGCGTTGCAGGATGTCTCTCTGGACCTCAAAGCCGGAGAACTTTTAAGCGTATTGGGTCCTTCGGGATGCGGTAAAACAACTTTGCTTAATATCGTAGCG is a window of Cognatishimia sp. WU-CL00825 DNA encoding:
- a CDS encoding helix-turn-helix domain-containing protein encodes the protein MPKAAKISGIKSVYSYTIEEAAGITGVSDRTVRSWIKQRLPAMQGERPILVRRDALLAFIKAQRKTRKAKIAQDGFYCLKCRTERKPEGGFVICEIRNNRAKLTSICEVRETIMNKPVSIAQVPFLHKVFDLTVQNGTETTESSTAD
- a CDS encoding helix-turn-helix domain-containing protein; its protein translation is MMTNPNLNPENSQHPIAVSPDEAARLVGIGRTTLYAALAKGDLPSIKIGTRRLIRVYAIRDWLAKNEG
- a CDS encoding PDR/VanB family oxidoreductase, with translation MTLINVKVAKIKREAEGVHSFLLAKTGLFKFPKYAPGAHIDVHCGEGIIRQYSLCGDPEDRRHLMVAVKHEERSRGGSELMHTKVEVGQRLEIGSPRNNFHLDEAASYAILLAAGIGITPIIAMADRLYKLGIPFELQYFSRAETHTAFRKRLVSGDYAQNVTFHEGLDPAQTGDALDHILSAPKRGGQVYMCGPGVFMEAAESRALKHWPSDAVKLERFAANPAFAGLPTSKFTIELARSGIALEVGKDETILDVLEANDINAAFSCEQGVCGTCVTDIIEGKAEHRDSFLSEKERARGDKLCLCVSRAKGERLVIDI
- a CDS encoding 3-methyl-2-oxobutanoate hydroxymethyltransferase yields the protein MKHIYTYGGQIAQRHLTVGCLIKNKAQGKRMTQVTAFDASEAAAAAEQNIDTLTVDSGTVAEIRNAAPHIFITAAQYMRQYVTEDEALGGAIDAMAKGADAIYSPRGLTTIERIAREGISVQGHTGLFPARATQFGGLRTVGKTADEALGLLQDFRRLEEAGAYSCEVECVADEALAEI
- a CDS encoding sterol desaturase family protein, encoding MQSKETNQNSVPAGRSKEWNYHPKLPIAMSPVFDIPPKPKATIAWLFGTWLKLSPPVNHLVFALLAVAFLLPSSSDMQSLDASWMLQIAAIFFGTVIFLGSALHVYLYVFASQKMRLKFDVRPMEKSSRFTFGDQVWDNVFWSLTSGVVALTAWNIFYFFFAANGWAPTLSSISASPVWFVAFFFVLRFWQSFHFYWIHRLIHMPWLFKNVHHLHHRNVNVGPWSGLAMHPVESFFYFSSIIIHLILPTHPLHVMFHMFSLSLGALISHAGFDKLIVRNKESVNAGSFHHQLHHRYFECNYGSEEIPLDRWFGSFHDGTVEATQRIRARKKLIFAPK
- a CDS encoding ABC transporter substrate-binding protein; amino-acid sequence: MFKKTSTSILAAAIAAVSGTAAYAEELTVAYFLEWPMPMMAAKATGAYEEALGMKVNWVSFETGTAMSAAMASGDVQIAVSQGVPPFVVAASGGQDLQVVDIAVSYSDNDNCVVSSSLEIDKDSAGELAGKKVSVPLGTAAHYGFLRQMAHFGIPVDSLQVVDMAPPEGAAALSQGAVDFACGYGGGLSRMKEHGNVLLTGDEKEELGILVFDVTSAPASYIAENGDVVAKFLAVTAAANEKWYADGSDELLKVIADEAGLDLAAARAAIDTMKMPSVEEQLSGKWLGGNVQTFMKGVAEVFVEAGSIDASLETYEGAVNTGPLMAVKDM